From one Streptomyces sp. NBC_01478 genomic stretch:
- a CDS encoding rhodanese-like domain-containing protein encodes MAREVDPEAFAAALAAGGIVVDVREQSEYLVGHVPGARLMPLSALAGRIGELPAGRPVYVICASGNRSLTAADRMSGAGIDAYSVAGGTSGWARTGRPLVTGPHATVA; translated from the coding sequence ATGGCTCGTGAAGTGGATCCGGAAGCGTTCGCCGCGGCTCTGGCGGCCGGTGGGATCGTCGTGGACGTCCGGGAGCAGAGCGAATACCTGGTCGGCCACGTACCGGGCGCGCGACTGATGCCGCTCAGCGCTCTGGCGGGCCGGATCGGCGAACTGCCCGCCGGTCGGCCGGTGTACGTGATCTGCGCCAGCGGCAACCGCAGCCTGACCGCCGCCGACCGCATGAGCGGGGCCGGCATCGACGCGTACTCCGTTGCGGGCGGCACCAGCGGCTGGGCCCGGACCGGCCGCCCGCTGGTGACCGGACCCCACGCCACCGTGGCCTGA
- a CDS encoding DUF429 domain-containing protein, with translation MDVLGVDACGKQGWVGIGLTDGAYAGSLVDGRLDTLIERAVGARVIAVDMPLGLVEEGWRAADLAAKALLGVRRNSVFLIAPTPVWQERAYVAAADRCQELTGNRLSRQAWALAPKLLEARACWLADERVHEVHPEVCFSAMADGDPPAYAKKTWRGQHLRRSLLAEAGIVLPDVLGEADRVPADDVLDAAGAAWSAYRIARGTSGRVPEVPQLDAEGRAVEIRF, from the coding sequence ATGGACGTCCTGGGAGTCGATGCCTGCGGTAAGCAGGGCTGGGTCGGGATCGGGCTCACGGACGGCGCGTACGCGGGCAGCCTGGTGGATGGCCGGCTCGACACGCTGATCGAGCGTGCCGTCGGCGCGCGGGTGATAGCGGTGGACATGCCGCTCGGGCTCGTCGAGGAGGGCTGGCGCGCCGCGGACCTGGCGGCCAAGGCCCTGCTCGGTGTGCGGCGCAACAGCGTCTTCCTCATCGCGCCGACGCCGGTGTGGCAGGAACGCGCATACGTGGCGGCAGCCGACCGGTGCCAGGAGCTCACCGGTAACCGGTTGAGCCGGCAGGCGTGGGCGCTGGCACCGAAGCTGCTTGAGGCGCGGGCATGCTGGCTGGCCGATGAACGGGTCCACGAGGTACACCCCGAGGTGTGCTTCTCCGCCATGGCGGACGGGGATCCGCCGGCTTACGCGAAGAAGACCTGGCGGGGGCAGCACCTGCGCCGCTCCCTGTTGGCCGAGGCCGGGATCGTACTCCCGGACGTGCTCGGGGAGGCGGATCGTGTTCCCGCGGACGACGTTCTCGACGCTGCCGGCGCGGCCTGGTCGGCGTACCGGATCGCACGGGGGACCTCGGGCCGGGTTCCCGAGGTGCCCCAACTCGACGCGGAAGGCCGCGCCGTCGAGATTCGTTTCTGA
- a CDS encoding alkaline phosphatase family protein, with translation MLVISPYSKVNKVDHTATEQASITQFIENNWHTGRIVTRPSSSGPL, from the coding sequence CTGCTGGTCATCTCGCCGTACAGCAAGGTCAACAAGGTCGACCACACCGCCACCGAGCAGGCGTCGATCACCCAGTTCATCGAGAACAACTGGCACACCGGCCGGATCGTGACGCGTCCTTCGAGCAGCGGGCCTCTGTGA
- a CDS encoding response regulator transcription factor, producing the protein MATTVLVVEDEKEIRELLRRYMERAGYAVVTTGSGAEAIRLLGDGAADLAVLDLGLPDIDGDDVLREAHARGGIPVVVLTARSAVEDRIHGLRLGADDYVTKPFSPTELVLRVQAVLHRAGAVSGTPGESAVSYGGGRLRIDEARHEATLDGTALELTPTEWGLLTALASVPGRVYSRYELVNRVQGYEFTGYERTIDSHVKNLRRKLGPDASGVVETVLGVGYRLGLSRDA; encoded by the coding sequence ATGGCCACCACCGTGCTCGTCGTCGAGGACGAGAAGGAGATCCGCGAACTGCTGCGCCGCTACATGGAGCGGGCAGGGTATGCGGTGGTGACGACCGGCTCCGGTGCAGAGGCGATCAGGCTGCTCGGAGACGGGGCGGCGGACCTGGCGGTCCTGGACCTGGGTCTGCCGGACATCGACGGGGACGACGTGCTGCGCGAGGCGCATGCCCGCGGCGGGATCCCGGTCGTGGTGCTCACGGCGCGCAGCGCGGTCGAGGACCGCATCCACGGGCTGCGGCTGGGCGCTGACGACTATGTGACCAAGCCGTTCAGCCCGACCGAGTTGGTGCTGCGCGTCCAGGCCGTGCTGCACCGGGCCGGAGCGGTATCCGGTACTCCGGGGGAATCGGCGGTCTCGTACGGCGGGGGGCGGCTGCGCATCGACGAAGCACGGCACGAGGCGACGCTCGACGGCACGGCGCTGGAGCTGACACCGACCGAGTGGGGCCTGCTGACCGCCCTCGCCTCGGTCCCGGGACGGGTGTACTCGCGCTACGAACTCGTCAACCGGGTCCAGGGCTACGAGTTCACCGGCTACGAACGCACCATCGACTCGCACGTGAAGAACCTGCGGCGCAAGCTGGGGCCCGACGCCTCGGGCGTAGTCGAAACGGTGCTCGGCGTGGGCTACCGGCTGGGACTGAGCCGTGACGCGTGA
- a CDS encoding FAD-dependent oxidoreductase yields the protein MPSPPTHRHVVIVGGGSAGISVAARLRRAGVTGIALIEPSDTHWYQPLWTLVGGGQAPLRATRRPEASVVPDGVHWIRQAARAIDPDLRTVTLADGRRLGYDFLVMAPGLQLDWNGVPGLAEAIGHDRVTSNYAPEYAPRTWDLIRGMRSGTAVFTHPATPLKCGGAPQKIAYLAADHWRKQKVLDRIRIVLVIPDPALFKVPAWSEVLEKVAARYGIEVRLRSEMIAVDGDARELTVTDHATGTKETLAYDLLHAVPPQSAPDWVKTGPLADPASPQEFIAADKHTLQHPLHPEVFALGDVANLPTSKTGAAVRKQAPVAAANLLAVMKGAEPTRRYDGYTSCPLVTARDKMLLAEFDYDLRPTPSFPLIDTFKERRDMWLFKRYGLPPLYWHGMLTGRL from the coding sequence ATGCCCTCACCCCCCACCCACCGTCACGTCGTCATCGTCGGCGGCGGCAGCGCCGGGATCAGCGTCGCGGCCCGGCTGCGCCGCGCCGGTGTCACCGGCATCGCCCTGATCGAACCGTCCGACACCCACTGGTACCAGCCGCTGTGGACCCTGGTCGGCGGCGGCCAGGCCCCGCTGCGCGCCACCCGCCGCCCCGAGGCGTCCGTCGTCCCCGACGGAGTGCACTGGATCCGACAGGCCGCCCGGGCAATCGACCCGGACCTGCGGACCGTCACCCTCGCCGACGGCCGCAGGCTCGGCTACGACTTCCTCGTCATGGCGCCCGGCCTCCAGCTCGACTGGAACGGCGTGCCCGGCCTCGCCGAGGCCATCGGCCATGACCGCGTCACCAGCAACTACGCACCCGAGTACGCCCCGCGCACCTGGGACCTGATCCGCGGCATGCGCTCGGGCACGGCCGTCTTCACCCACCCGGCCACCCCGCTCAAGTGCGGCGGCGCACCGCAGAAGATCGCCTACCTGGCCGCCGACCACTGGCGCAAGCAGAAGGTCCTGGACCGCATCCGGATCGTCCTCGTGATCCCCGACCCCGCCCTGTTCAAGGTACCGGCCTGGTCCGAGGTACTGGAGAAGGTCGCCGCCCGGTACGGCATCGAGGTGCGGCTGCGTTCGGAGATGATCGCCGTCGACGGCGACGCCCGCGAACTGACCGTCACCGATCACGCCACCGGGACCAAGGAAACTCTCGCCTACGACCTCCTGCACGCCGTCCCACCGCAGAGCGCCCCGGACTGGGTCAAGACCGGCCCGCTCGCCGACCCCGCGAGCCCGCAGGAATTCATCGCGGCCGACAAGCACACCCTCCAACACCCCCTCCACCCCGAGGTCTTCGCGCTCGGCGACGTGGCGAACCTGCCCACGTCCAAGACTGGCGCGGCCGTCCGCAAGCAGGCCCCGGTGGCCGCCGCCAACCTGCTCGCCGTCATGAAGGGCGCCGAGCCAACCCGCCGCTACGACGGCTACACCTCCTGCCCGCTGGTGACCGCCCGCGACAAAATGCTGCTCGCCGAGTTCGACTACGACCTGCGGCCCACCCCGAGCTTCCCGCTGATCGACACCTTCAAGGAACGCCGCGACATGTGGCTGTTCAAGCGGTACGGCCTGCCGCCGCTGTACTGGCACGGCATGCTCACCGGCCGCCTCTGA
- a CDS encoding ATP-binding protein, with product MEPDSPEDGDTAPQARALRSTVALDGDGSCIAEARRLAALFLARARTEYGLPVSARAMDLTQLVVSELVTNARKYAPGPVLMDLRIVDSLVEVEVWDSDPVLPVARAADAQRVGQHGLEIVRAVARGFEARREPVGKRITARIPLTDAPDGAKYPLVPPG from the coding sequence ATGGAACCAGATTCACCGGAGGACGGCGACACAGCACCGCAGGCCCGGGCCCTGCGGTCCACCGTGGCGCTGGACGGGGACGGCTCGTGCATCGCCGAGGCCCGCCGGCTGGCCGCGCTGTTCCTCGCCCGGGCGCGGACCGAGTACGGGCTGCCGGTGTCGGCCCGTGCCATGGATCTCACCCAGTTGGTGGTGAGCGAGTTGGTCACCAACGCCCGTAAGTACGCGCCCGGTCCGGTGTTGATGGATCTGCGGATCGTCGATTCCCTGGTCGAGGTGGAGGTGTGGGACTCCGACCCGGTGCTGCCGGTCGCCCGTGCCGCCGATGCCCAACGGGTGGGGCAGCACGGCCTGGAGATCGTGCGGGCCGTGGCCCGAGGTTTCGAAGCCCGGCGCGAGCCCGTCGGCAAACGCATCACCGCCCGCATCCCGCTCACGGACGCCCCGGACGGCGCCAAGTACCCGCTCGTGCCGCCGGGTTGA
- a CDS encoding sensor histidine kinase, with translation MTREAGRRLGLGPLGGRLFAAFAVVALSSVALLTAAALVGTDRGISTAQQADRQRVAERTAAAAAAAYHRAGGWSAADLGPTRTIAAGADAVLTVQDADSRVILSTADSPDDTEHGTGMHGQGHGTGMSGAGSGRTASADIVSGGSTVGSVHLRFPYVSGSAGRNIAWGWIAGAALAALALALAVSWYVTRRLTDPVVRVARTARALAAGDHTARARVDAPGELGDLSRAFDTMADDVTHAEQARRRLSADVAHELRTPLAALQAGLEELRDGYDTPSPARLAALHDQTLRLGRVVGDLAELSEAESARLSLNTAPVELAHLVRHAVTDRESELRAAGLTVRTRIATDPLPVHADADRIHQALGNLLSNAARYCRPGDTVTVTASAEGDAILVEVTDDGPGIPADELPHVFDRLWRGSAARHRSGGSGIGLAVVKELITAHGGTVTALSEPAAGTRIVIRLPRDGAARPSGDRLTHH, from the coding sequence GTGACGCGTGAGGCCGGGCGGCGCCTGGGACTCGGGCCCCTGGGCGGGCGGCTGTTCGCGGCGTTCGCCGTCGTGGCTCTCTCGTCGGTGGCGCTCCTGACGGCTGCCGCCCTCGTCGGCACCGACCGGGGGATCAGCACAGCGCAGCAGGCCGACCGGCAGCGCGTCGCCGAACGCACGGCCGCCGCTGCGGCGGCGGCCTACCACAGGGCCGGCGGCTGGAGCGCGGCCGACCTCGGCCCCACCCGTACGATCGCGGCCGGCGCCGACGCGGTGCTCACCGTGCAAGACGCCGACAGCCGGGTCATTCTGTCCACGGCCGACTCCCCGGACGACACGGAGCACGGCACGGGCATGCACGGTCAGGGGCACGGCACGGGTATGTCCGGTGCCGGGTCAGGTCGCACCGCGAGCGCCGACATCGTGTCCGGTGGCAGCACAGTGGGCTCCGTGCACCTGCGTTTTCCCTATGTATCCGGATCGGCCGGCCGGAACATCGCCTGGGGCTGGATCGCGGGCGCGGCGCTGGCCGCCCTGGCACTAGCCCTGGCCGTGAGCTGGTACGTGACCCGCCGCCTCACCGACCCGGTCGTACGGGTCGCCCGCACCGCCCGCGCACTCGCCGCCGGCGACCACACCGCCCGCGCCCGGGTGGACGCGCCCGGCGAACTGGGCGACCTCTCCCGCGCCTTCGACACCATGGCCGACGACGTCACCCACGCCGAGCAGGCCCGCCGCCGCCTCTCGGCCGACGTCGCCCACGAACTGCGCACCCCGCTGGCTGCACTGCAGGCCGGCCTGGAGGAACTGCGCGACGGATACGACACCCCCTCACCGGCCCGCCTGGCCGCACTCCACGACCAGACCCTGCGCCTGGGCCGCGTCGTCGGCGACCTGGCCGAACTGTCCGAGGCCGAATCGGCCCGGCTGTCCCTGAACACGGCCCCGGTCGAACTCGCCCACCTCGTACGCCATGCCGTGACCGACCGGGAGTCCGAACTGCGCGCCGCCGGACTCACCGTCCGCACCCGCATCGCCACCGACCCGCTGCCCGTCCACGCCGACGCCGACCGCATCCACCAGGCCCTGGGCAACCTGCTGAGCAACGCGGCCCGCTACTGCCGCCCCGGTGACACCGTCACCGTCACCGCATCCGCCGAAGGCGACGCGATACTCGTGGAGGTCACCGACGACGGCCCCGGCATTCCCGCCGACGAACTCCCGCACGTCTTCGACCGGCTCTGGCGCGGCAGCGCCGCCCGGCACCGCAGCGGTGGCAGCGGCATCGGCCTCGCCGTGGTGAAAGAACTGATCACCGCGCACGGCGGCACCGTCACGGCCCTCTCGGAACCCGCCGCAGGGACACGGATCGTCATCCGGCTGCCGCGCGACGGCGCCGCCCGGCCATCCGGTGACCGGCTGACACACCATTGA
- a CDS encoding STAS domain-containing protein, with protein MVNTEQAGQPGRLSVRTDVVDGTLVVAVAGEIDHQTGGSLRKALDPLEGAAPRVVIDLSDVTFMDSSGINILIAVQSGLAESGGWLRLAGAAPAVLRIIRLVGIDGFIDCHPTVQQALGN; from the coding sequence ATGGTGAACACCGAACAAGCGGGGCAGCCAGGGCGGTTGTCGGTCAGGACCGACGTCGTCGACGGCACCTTGGTCGTGGCAGTCGCCGGAGAGATCGACCATCAGACAGGCGGCTCGCTGAGGAAGGCGCTGGACCCGCTGGAGGGCGCCGCGCCTCGCGTTGTCATCGACCTGAGCGATGTCACCTTCATGGACTCCAGTGGCATCAACATCCTCATCGCCGTGCAGAGCGGGCTCGCCGAATCGGGCGGTTGGCTGCGGCTGGCCGGGGCCGCCCCGGCCGTGCTGCGCATCATCCGACTCGTCGGGATCGACGGATTCATCGACTGCCATCCGACCGTCCAACAGGCCCTCGGCAACTGA
- a CDS encoding DUF2202 domain-containing protein, with product MKRNTKLAAAIAAAAAVVTGGILVAGPATAGPAGGQTPSVRSTTQSSMMMNGQQHTYRHGDGTGVGDGNGPCSLTGSAATTAPSGTLSASQKTRLAHMAQEEKLAHDLYTVFAARYDAHVFDRIAAAETHHLDAVRTLLDRYDVSDPTAGKAAGDFTDATVQATYDQLLKQGTASVDGALKAGLTFETDDIAALTKARSGLDAPDVEQVYANLLAASRMHQAAFDSWLVR from the coding sequence ATGAAGCGCAACACCAAGCTCGCCGCCGCGATCGCCGCGGCAGCGGCAGTCGTGACCGGGGGCATCCTCGTCGCCGGTCCGGCCACCGCCGGTCCGGCCGGAGGGCAGACGCCGTCCGTACGGTCCACCACGCAGAGCTCGATGATGATGAACGGTCAGCAGCACACCTACCGCCACGGCGACGGGACGGGAGTCGGGGACGGCAACGGCCCCTGCTCGCTCACCGGTTCGGCCGCCACCACAGCACCCAGCGGCACCCTGAGCGCGTCCCAGAAGACCAGGCTCGCCCACATGGCCCAGGAGGAGAAGCTCGCCCACGACCTCTACACCGTGTTCGCCGCCCGGTACGACGCCCACGTCTTCGACCGGATTGCCGCCGCCGAGACCCATCACCTCGATGCGGTCCGCACACTCCTCGACCGCTACGACGTGAGCGACCCCACCGCGGGCAAGGCGGCGGGCGACTTCACCGACGCCACCGTCCAGGCCACGTACGACCAGCTACTGAAGCAGGGCACCGCAAGTGTGGACGGCGCACTCAAGGCCGGCCTCACGTTCGAGACCGACGACATCGCCGCACTCACGAAGGCGCGGTCGGGGCTCGACGCCCCGGACGTCGAGCAGGTGTACGCCAATCTGCTCGCGGCCTCGCGGATGCACCAGGCCGCCTTCGACTCGTGGCTCGTCCGGTGA